A genomic region of Armatimonadota bacterium contains the following coding sequences:
- a CDS encoding DEAD/DEAH box helicase → MRTRTRKSGVHPALQPLLRKVGSPPPQPFTPSAFQSRALQALRTGDVLVEAPTGSGKTWIAEEAIREGLEEGRTAWYTTPLKALSNQKYRRFCGLYGADRVGLLTGERRIHPQAPVVVATTEILRNALYEGGIAPDLMVLDEAHYLSDPERGTAWEEIILYAPPTSTLLLLSATLPNLQELADWMQEVRGRRPTIVEEQHRPVPLVAIAADGLGRLLPLELAHRVARLDRAPDWVRRVVRSLEQAQLLPAILFFPTRRQCDEAVRGLSTARAPGEEERISAWAGWEAEFPYLRDHPQRRSLLRAGVAAHHAGHLTAWRMVVEDFLERGLVRAVCATTTLAAGLDVPARTVLLTTLVRNSPEGPVGLSATEFHQMAGRAGRRGRDTLGFVVLPATRPGELADGEALLSAEPEPIQSAFTPSYASILNLLRWRTLEEALAELDRSLAAFQRRKEVARLRRLLAQIPSGPARSLPQLRRRERRRGELERTIRELEEGLREEFVRRARVLQSFGYLDANLRPTSEGAWAALLRHPRSLLLAELVRRRLLPLEAERLSAYAAALSSEQAPRRGEDADLGALRALVREIAAREAEAGLQPDPFVEEFQPEWDRIRRRLVPSPADRRATAATLWARGVAFEALAAQLDAQEGDLQRILLQAAEIANQLADLPHPEIREVAAKTRDLLLRPPLV, encoded by the coding sequence ATGCGGACGCGAACGCGAAAATCCGGTGTCCATCCGGCCCTCCAGCCCCTCCTCCGGAAGGTGGGAAGCCCACCCCCACAGCCCTTCACCCCCTCCGCGTTCCAGTCCCGGGCCCTGCAGGCTCTTCGAACCGGGGACGTGCTGGTGGAAGCCCCTACCGGCAGCGGCAAGACCTGGATCGCGGAGGAGGCCATCCGGGAGGGACTGGAGGAGGGCCGCACCGCCTGGTACACCACGCCGCTCAAGGCCCTCTCCAACCAGAAGTACCGACGGTTCTGCGGTCTGTACGGCGCAGACCGGGTGGGCCTGCTCACGGGCGAGCGTCGCATCCATCCGCAGGCCCCCGTGGTCGTGGCCACCACGGAGATCCTCCGGAACGCCCTCTACGAGGGAGGCATCGCGCCGGACCTGATGGTGTTGGACGAAGCCCACTACCTGAGCGATCCGGAACGGGGCACCGCATGGGAGGAGATCATCCTGTATGCACCGCCCACCTCTACCCTACTCCTCCTCTCCGCCACCCTTCCCAACCTCCAGGAGCTCGCGGACTGGATGCAGGAGGTCCGGGGGCGTAGGCCCACCATTGTGGAGGAACAGCACCGCCCCGTGCCCCTCGTGGCCATCGCCGCGGACGGCCTGGGTCGTCTGTTGCCCTTGGAGCTGGCCCACCGGGTGGCCCGGTTGGACCGGGCCCCGGACTGGGTCCGGCGGGTGGTGCGATCCCTGGAGCAGGCGCAGCTGCTGCCTGCCATCCTCTTCTTCCCTACCCGCAGGCAGTGCGACGAGGCGGTGCGGGGGCTTTCAACGGCCCGGGCTCCGGGAGAGGAGGAACGGATCTCGGCGTGGGCAGGGTGGGAGGCGGAGTTCCCATATCTGCGGGATCACCCGCAGCGCCGGAGCCTCCTGCGCGCGGGGGTGGCCGCTCACCACGCGGGCCATCTCACCGCCTGGCGTATGGTGGTGGAGGACTTCCTGGAACGAGGCCTGGTGCGCGCGGTATGCGCCACCACCACCCTAGCCGCAGGCCTGGACGTGCCCGCCCGTACCGTCCTCCTCACCACCCTGGTGCGCAACAGCCCGGAAGGTCCCGTGGGGCTCAGCGCCACGGAATTCCACCAGATGGCAGGCCGGGCAGGGCGTCGGGGTCGGGATACCCTAGGGTTCGTGGTGCTCCCCGCCACCCGGCCCGGGGAGCTTGCGGACGGGGAGGCCCTGCTTTCCGCGGAACCAGAGCCCATCCAGTCCGCCTTCACCCCCAGCTACGCCTCCATCCTCAACCTCCTCCGGTGGCGAACGCTGGAGGAGGCCCTCGCGGAGCTGGACCGATCCCTTGCCGCTTTCCAGCGCCGGAAGGAGGTCGCTCGGCTGCGTCGCCTGCTGGCACAGATCCCGAGCGGCCCCGCGCGGTCCCTGCCGCAGCTGCGCCGGCGGGAGCGTCGGCGCGGGGAATTGGAGCGTACCATCCGGGAGCTGGAGGAGGGGCTGCGGGAGGAGTTTGTGCGGCGTGCCCGGGTGCTGCAGTCCTTCGGCTACCTGGACGCGAACCTGCGGCCCACCTCCGAAGGCGCCTGGGCGGCCCTCCTCCGGCACCCCCGAAGCCTCCTGCTCGCGGAACTGGTCCGCAGGAGGCTCCTGCCGCTTGAGGCAGAGCGGCTTTCGGCTTACGCGGCGGCCCTCAGCAGCGAGCAGGCACCCAGGCGCGGGGAGGACGCGGATCTGGGAGCCCTGCGGGCCCTGGTCCGGGAGATCGCGGCCCGGGAGGCGGAGGCAGGGCTACAGCCGGACCCCTTCGTGGAGGAGTTCCAGCCGGAGTGGGACCGGATCCGGCGGCGCCTGGTGCCATCGCCCGCGGACCGACGGGCCACCGCCGCGACCCTGTGGGCACGGGGCGTGGCGTTCGAGGCACTGGCAGCGCAGCTGGATGCCCAGGAGGGGGATCTTCAGCGCATCCTCCTCCAGGCCGCGGAAATCGCCAATCAGCTTGCGGATCTCCCGCACCCGGAGATCCGGGAGGTCGCGGCTAAGACCCGGGATCTCCTGCTCCGGCCGCCCCTGGTGTGA
- a CDS encoding acetoin utilization protein AcuC, which translates to MDRPARALPKFPLLYSEACLRYDFGGGHPLNSRRLQLTVDLLQTLGVLEGEEVGILPPRQATEEELRIVHDPDYIAAVRALGADPAQPVLGRMFGFGPGDNPPFAGMHEAAATIVGGALVAAEGIAGGYFVHAFHPSGGLHHAMRAQASGFCIYNDVAVACEFFQRRGWRVLYVDGDAHHGDGVQAIFYDSPEVLTVSLHESGEYLFPGTGFVSETGRGAGMGYAVNVPLLPGTDDLSWIECFELVVPEVARAFRPDVIVSQHGCDTHRLDPLTDLCCTTHTAEHFARRMHELAHELCAGRWLATGGGGYEIWRVVPRAWALVYAVVSHQLLPEEVPPSWIAAWQPESPVELPRRMRDDPSQDAPVSLRRRNREVAQRARDQALAALGG; encoded by the coding sequence GTGGATCGTCCCGCGCGTGCCCTGCCGAAATTCCCCCTCCTCTACAGCGAGGCCTGTCTGCGCTACGACTTCGGCGGCGGGCACCCGCTGAACAGTCGGCGCCTCCAGCTCACCGTGGATCTCCTCCAGACCCTGGGGGTTCTGGAAGGGGAAGAGGTGGGGATCCTCCCGCCCCGGCAGGCCACGGAGGAGGAGCTGCGGATCGTGCACGACCCAGACTACATCGCCGCGGTCCGGGCCTTAGGGGCGGACCCCGCACAGCCTGTGCTGGGCCGGATGTTCGGGTTCGGGCCCGGAGACAACCCGCCCTTTGCCGGCATGCACGAGGCCGCAGCCACCATCGTGGGCGGTGCCCTGGTAGCTGCGGAGGGGATTGCAGGAGGGTACTTCGTGCACGCGTTTCATCCCTCCGGGGGGCTGCATCACGCCATGCGGGCGCAGGCAAGCGGGTTCTGCATCTACAACGATGTGGCCGTGGCGTGCGAGTTCTTCCAGCGACGGGGTTGGCGGGTGCTGTATGTAGATGGCGATGCCCATCACGGGGACGGGGTGCAGGCCATCTTCTACGACTCCCCGGAGGTCCTCACCGTCTCCCTGCACGAGAGCGGGGAGTACCTCTTTCCTGGCACGGGGTTCGTGAGCGAGACGGGGCGGGGTGCTGGGATGGGGTATGCGGTGAACGTGCCGCTCCTGCCGGGCACGGACGACCTCTCCTGGATCGAGTGCTTCGAGCTGGTGGTACCGGAGGTGGCGCGGGCATTCCGGCCCGATGTGATCGTTAGCCAGCACGGATGCGACACCCACCGGCTGGACCCCCTCACGGACCTCTGCTGCACCACGCACACCGCAGAGCACTTCGCCCGCCGGATGCACGAGCTCGCCCACGAGCTCTGCGCGGGTCGGTGGCTCGCCACGGGCGGGGGAGGCTACGAGATCTGGCGGGTGGTGCCCCGGGCGTGGGCCCTGGTGTATGCCGTGGTCTCCCACCAGCTCCTCCCGGAGGAGGTCCCCCCTTCCTGGATCGCCGCCTGGCAACCGGAATCCCCCGTGGAGCTCCCCAGGCGCATGCGGGACGATCCCTCCCAGGACGCGCCGGTTAGCCTCCGAAGGAGAAACCGGGAGGTGGCCCAGCGGGCCCGAGACCAAGCTCTGGCGGCACTGGGGGGATGA
- a CDS encoding glycosyltransferase, giving the protein MPEPEFSIVIPARDEEAYIQGALRSVLDQDYPLDRVEVVVVDNGSRDRTAEVVSAFAREHPHLSLRLIREPQPGRSRAKNLGVAAARGRWVVFLDADSRMSPGLLDALARRAAAGEQAGSIAVLADSLDPVDRGFFALLEFGKRLFGIRAQMFYCARDLFNHFGMLDAQLQIAEDLEFLQRLQRGGIRVGHVTEEAIYTSPRRLRALPLRLGVLVVFFRWALAHVGIGRRWPY; this is encoded by the coding sequence ATGCCTGAACCGGAGTTCTCCATCGTCATCCCCGCCCGGGACGAGGAGGCCTACATCCAGGGAGCCCTCCGATCCGTGCTGGATCAGGATTACCCCCTCGACCGGGTGGAGGTGGTGGTGGTGGACAACGGCTCGCGGGATCGCACCGCGGAGGTGGTGTCCGCCTTCGCGAGGGAGCATCCGCACCTCTCCCTACGGCTCATCCGGGAACCCCAACCCGGGCGATCCCGGGCGAAGAACCTGGGAGTGGCCGCGGCGCGGGGCCGATGGGTGGTCTTCCTCGACGCGGATTCCCGCATGAGCCCGGGGCTCCTGGATGCCCTTGCCCGTCGCGCCGCGGCCGGCGAGCAGGCGGGCAGCATCGCGGTGCTCGCGGACTCCCTGGACCCCGTGGACCGGGGCTTTTTTGCCCTCCTGGAGTTCGGGAAGCGCCTGTTCGGCATCCGGGCCCAGATGTTCTACTGCGCCCGCGATCTGTTCAACCACTTCGGGATGCTGGACGCGCAGCTGCAGATCGCGGAAGACCTGGAGTTCCTCCAGCGGCTGCAGCGGGGCGGGATCCGGGTCGGGCACGTGACGGAAGAGGCCATCTACACATCCCCGCGTCGGCTGCGGGCCCTTCCCCTCCGCCTGGGTGTGCTGGTGGTGTTCTTCCGGTGGGCCCTGGCCCACGTGGGAATCGGACGCCGGTGGCCCTACTGA
- a CDS encoding DUF2334 domain-containing protein: MAWVVVCVHDVCPSQQAGVRWLLRALDGFGAFPRVLLVIPHEGGSTRLADHPDLVRLLREERERGSEVVLHGYTHRIAGPLRGSWATRWRGRCFAPRDAEFASLPQDEMEARIRAGRWALEELGIPVQGFCPPGWLATRELPEVLRRLGFRYLLGMSTLLEVQTGRRRLLPWFGHVGTGGIHEALVGLGCWVGLALAWLRFPCVTAFFHPQDAPRSSVARVRLAQLARLLRGRRPTTYGALLDA, encoded by the coding sequence GTGGCGTGGGTGGTGGTCTGCGTTCACGACGTGTGTCCCTCGCAGCAGGCGGGTGTGCGCTGGCTCCTGCGGGCCCTGGACGGTTTCGGAGCCTTTCCCCGGGTGCTCCTGGTGATCCCCCATGAGGGCGGGAGTACGCGGCTGGCGGATCATCCCGATCTGGTCCGGCTGCTGCGGGAGGAGAGGGAGCGGGGTTCGGAGGTGGTGCTGCACGGCTACACCCACCGGATCGCGGGACCCCTGCGGGGGAGCTGGGCCACCCGATGGCGGGGGCGGTGTTTCGCTCCCCGGGACGCGGAGTTCGCAAGCCTCCCGCAGGATGAGATGGAGGCCCGGATCCGGGCCGGGCGCTGGGCGCTGGAGGAGCTGGGAATTCCGGTACAGGGGTTCTGTCCGCCCGGGTGGCTCGCCACCCGGGAGCTCCCGGAGGTGCTGCGGCGCCTGGGTTTCCGGTACCTTCTGGGGATGAGCACTCTGCTGGAGGTCCAGACGGGCCGCCGGCGGCTCCTTCCTTGGTTCGGACACGTGGGTACGGGAGGGATACACGAGGCCCTGGTGGGGCTCGGGTGTTGGGTGGGGCTTGCCCTCGCGTGGCTGCGGTTTCCGTGCGTCACCGCCTTCTTCCACCCTCAGGACGCGCCTCGCTCATCCGTGGCGCGCGTCCGGCTGGCGCAGCTGGCCCGCCTCCTCCGCGGGCGACGTCCCACCACCTACGGAGCCCTCCTCGATGCCTGA